From Macaca mulatta isolate MMU2019108-1 chromosome 1, T2T-MMU8v2.0, whole genome shotgun sequence, the proteins below share one genomic window:
- the ADAR gene encoding double-stranded RNA-specific adenosine deaminase isoform X4, with protein sequence MMSPICDHTIDSRLKGYSLNGYYPHPFQGYEHRKLRYQQPGPGSSPNSFLLKQIEFLKGQIPEAPVIGKQTPSLPPSLPGLQPRFPVLPASSTRGRQVDIRGVPRCVHLGSQGLQRGFQHPSPRGRIPPRRGVDCLSSQFQELSINQDQEQRILKFLEELGEGKATTAHDLSWKLGAPKKEINRVLYSLAKKGKLQKEAGTPPLWKIAVSTQAWNQHSRVVRPDGHSQGAPNSDPNLEPEDRNSTSVSEDLEPFISVSAQAWNQHSGVVRPDGHSQGAPNSESSLEPEDRNSTSALEDPLEFFDMAEIKEKICDYLFNVSDSSALNLAKNIGLTKARDINAVLIDMERQGDVYRQGTTPPIWHLTDKKRERMQIKRNTNSVPETAPAAIPETKRNTEFLTCNIPTSNASNNIVTTEKVENGQEPVIKLENSQEARPEPVRLKPPVHNNGPSKAGYVDFENGQWATDDIPDDLNSIRAAPGEFRAIMEMPSFYSHGLPRCSPYKKLTECQLKNPISGLLEYAQFASQTCEFNMIEQSGPPHEPRFKFQVVINGREFPPAEAGSKKVAKQDAAMKAMTILLEEAKAKDSGKSEESSHYSTEKESEKTTESQTPTPSATSFFSGKSPVTTLLECMHKLGNSCEFRLLSKEGPAHEPKFQYCVAVGAQTFPSVSAPSKKVAKQMAAEEAMKALHGEATNSMTSDDQPEGMISESLDNLESVMPNKVRKIGELVRYLNTNPVGGLLEYARSHGFAAEFKLVDQSGPPHEPKFVYQAKVGGRWFPAVCAHSKKQGKQEAADAALRVLIGENEKAERMGFTELPLTGSTFHDQIAMLSHRCFNTLTNSFQPSLLGRKILAAIVMKKDSEDMGVVVSLGTGNRCVKGDSLSLKGETVNDCHAEIISRRGFIRFLYSELMKYNPQTAKDSIFEPAKGGEKLQIKKTVSFHLYISTAPCGDGALFDKSCSDRAMESTDSRHYPVFENPKQGKLRTKVENGEGTIPVESSDIVPTWDGIRLGERLRTMSCSDKILRWNVLGLQGALLTHFLQPIYLKSVTLGYLFSQGHLTRAICCRVTRDGSAFEDGLRHPFIVNHPKVGRVSVYDSKRQSGKTKETSVNWCLADGYDLEILDGTRGTVDGPRNELSRVSKKNIFLLFKKLCSFRYRRDLLRLSYGEAKKAARDYETAKNYFKKSLKDMGYGNWISKPQEEKNFYLCPV encoded by the exons GGGTATTCCCTCAACGGATACTACCCCCATCCATTTCAAGGCTATGAGCACAGAAAGCTCAGATACCAGCAGCCTGGGCCAGGATCTTCCCCCAATAGTTTCCTGCTTAAGCAAATAGAGTTTCTCAAGGGGCAGATCCCAGAAGCGCCGGTGATTGGAAAGCAGACACCATCACTGCCACCTTCCCTCCCAGGACTCCAGCCAAGGTTTCCAGTACTACCTGCCTCTAGTACCAGAGGCAGGCAAGTGGATATCAGGGGTGTCCCCAGGTGCGTGCATCTCGGAAGTCAGGGGCTCCAGAGAGGGTTCCAGCATCCTTCACCACGTGGCAGGATTCCGCCACGGAGAGGTGTTGATTGCCTTTCCTCACAATTCCAGGAACTGAGTATCAACCAAGATCAGGAACAAAGGATCTTAAAGTTCTTGGAAGAGCTTGGGGAAGGGAAGGCCACTACAGCACATGATCTGTCTTGGAAACTGGGGGctccaaagaaagaaatcaaTCGAGTTTTATACTCCCTGGCAAAGAAGGGCAAGCTACAGAAAGAGGCAGGAACACCCCCTTTGTGGAAAATCGCGGTCTCCACTCAGGCTTGGAACCAGCACAGCAGAGTGGTAAGACCAGACGGTCATAGCCAAGGAGCCCCAAACTCAGACCCAAATTTGGAACCTGAAGACAGAAACTCCACATCTGTCTCAGAAGATCTTGAGCCTTTTATCTCAGTCTCAGCTCAGGCTTGGAACCAGCACAGCGGAGTGGTAAGACCAGACGGTCATAGCCAAGGAGCCCCAAACTCAGAGTCGAGTTTGGAACCTGAAGACAGAAACTCCACATCTGCCTTGGAAGATCCTCTTGAGTTTTTTGACATGGCTGAGATCAAGGAGAAAATCTGCGACTATCTCTTCAATGTGTCTGACTCCTCTGCCCTGAATTTGGCTAAAAATATTGGCCTCACCAAGGCCCGAGATATAAATGCCGTGCTAATTGACATGGAAAGGCAGGGGGATGTCTATAGACAAGGGACAACCCCTCCCATATGGCATTTGACAGACAAGAAGCGAGAGAGGATGCAAATCAAGAGAAATACGAACAGTGTTCCTGAAACCGCTCCAGCTGCAATCCCTGAGACCAAAAGAAACACAGAGTTCCTCACCTGTAATATACCCACATCAAATGCCTCAAATAACATAGTAACCACCGAAAAAGTGGAGAATGGGCAGGAACCTGTCATAAAGTTAGAAAACAGTCAGGAGGCAAGACCAGAACCAGTAAGACTGAAACCACCTGTTCATAACAATGGCCCCTCAAAAGCAGGGTATGTTGACTTTGAAAATGGCCAGTGGGCCACAGATGACATCCCAGATGACTTGAATAGTATCCGCGCAGCACCAGGTGAGTTTCGAGCCATCATGGAGATGCCCTCCTTCTACAGTCATGGCTTGCCACGGTGTTCACCCTACAAGAAACTGACAGAGTGCCAGCTGAAGAACCCCATCAGCGGGCTGTTAGAATATGCCCAGTTCGCTAGTCAAACCTGTGAGTTCAACATGATAGAGCAGAGTGGACCACCCCATGAACCTCG ATTTAAATTCCAGGTTGTCATCAATGGCCGAGAGTTTCCCCCAGCTGAAGCTGGAAGCAAGAAAGTGGCCAAGCAGGATGCAGCTATGAAAGCCATGACAATTCTGCTAGAGGAAGCCAAAGCCAAGGACAGTGGAAAATCAGAAGAATCATCCCACtattccacagaaaaagaatCAGAGAAG ACCACAGAGTCCCAGACCCCCACCCCTTCAGCTACATCCTTCTTTTCTGGGAAGAGCCCCGTCACCACACTGCTCGAGTGTATGCACAAATTGGGGAACTCCTGCGAATTCCGTCTCCTGTCCAAAGAAGGCCCTGCCCATGAGCCCAA GTTCCAGTACTGTGTTGCAGTGGGAGCCCAAACTTTCCCCAGTGTGAGTGCCCCCAGCAAGAAAGTGGCAAAGCAGATGGCCGCAGAAGAAGCCATGAAGGCCCTGCATGGGGAGGCAACCAACTCCATGACTTCTGATGACCAG CCCGAAGGTATGATCTCAGAGTCACTTGATAACTTGGAATCCGTGATGCCCAACAAGGTCAGGAAGATTGGCGAGCTCGTGAGATACTTGAACACCAATCCTGTGGGTGGCCTTTTGGAGTACGCCCGCTCCCATGGCTTTGCTGCTGAATTCAAGTTGGTCGACCAGTCTGGACCTCCTCACGAGCCCAA GTTCGTTTACCAAGCAAAAGTTGGGGGTCGCTGGTTCCCAGCCGTCTGCGCACACAGCAAGAAGCAAGGCAAGCAGGAAGCAGCAGATGCGGCTCTCCGTGTCTTGATTGGGGAGAACGAGAAGGCAGAACGCATGGGTTTCACAGAG CTCCCTCTCACTGGCAGCACCTTCCATGACCAGATAGCCATGCTGAGCCACCGGTGCTTCAACACTCTGACTAACAGCTTCCAGCCTTCCTTGCTCGGCCGCAAGATTCTGGCCGCCATCGTTATGAAAAAAGACTCTGAGGACATGGGTGTCGTCGTCAGCTTGGGAACAG GGAATCGCTGTGTGAAAGGAGATTCTCTCAGCCTGAAGGGAGAAACTGTCAATGACTGCCATGCAGAAATCATCTCCCGGAGAGGCTTCATCAG GTTTCTCTACAGTGAGTTAATGAAATACAACCCCCAGACTGCGAAGGATAGTATATTTGAACCTGCTAAGGGAGGAGAAAAGCTCCAAATAAAAAAGACTGTGTCATTCCATCTCTATATCAG CACCGCTCCATGTGGAGATGGTGCCCTCTTTGACAAGTCCTGCAGCGACCGTGCTATGGAAAGCACAGACTCCCGCCACTACCCTGTCTTTGAGAATCCCAAACAAGGCAAGCTCCGCACCAAGGTGGAAAACG GAGAAGGCACAATCCCTGTGGAATCCAGTGACATTGTACCTACGTGGGATGGCATTCGGCTCGGGGAGAGACTCCGTACCATGTCCTGTAGTGACAAAATCCTACGCTGGAATGTGCTGGGCCTGCAAGGGGCACTGTTGACCCACTTCCTGCAGCCCATTTATCTCAAATCTGTTACATTGG GTTACCTTTTCAGCCAAGGGCATCTGACCCGGGCTATTTGCTGTCGTGTGACAAGAGATGGGAGTGCATTTGAGGATGGACTACGACATCCCTTTATTGTCAACCACCCCAAG GTTGGCAGAGTCAGCGTATATGATTCCAAAAGGCAATCTGGGAAGACTAAGGAGACAAGCGTCAACTGGTGTCTGGCTGATGGCTATGACCTGGAGATCCTGGATGGTACCAGAGGCACCGTGGATGG GCCACGGAATGAATTGTCCCGGGTCTccaaaaagaacatttttcttctatttaagaAGCTCTGCTCCTTCCGTTACCGCAGGGATCTACTGAGACTCTCCTATGGTGAGGCCAAGAAAGCTGCCCGTGACTACGAGACGGCCAAGAACTACTTCAAAAAAAGCTTGAAGGATATGGGCTATGGGAACTGGATTAGCAAACCCCAGGAGGAAAAGAACTTTTATCTCTGCCCAGTATAG
- the ADAR gene encoding double-stranded RNA-specific adenosine deaminase isoform X8, producing MAEIKEKICDYLFNVSDSSALNLAKNIGLTKARDINAVLIDMERQGDVYRQGTTPPIWHLTDKKRERMQIKRNTNSVPETAPAAIPETKRNTEFLTCNIPTSNASNNIVTTEKVENGQEPVIKLENSQEARPEPVRLKPPVHNNGPSKAGYVDFENGQWATDDIPDDLNSIRAAPGEFRAIMEMPSFYSHGLPRCSPYKKLTECQLKNPISGLLEYAQFASQTCEFNMIEQSGPPHEPRFKFQVVINGREFPPAEAGSKKVAKQDAAMKAMTILLEEAKAKDSGKSEESSHYSTEKESEKTTESQTPTPSATSFFSGKSPVTTLLECMHKLGNSCEFRLLSKEGPAHEPKFQYCVAVGAQTFPSVSAPSKKVAKQMAAEEAMKALHGEATNSMTSDDQPEGMISESLDNLESVMPNKVRKIGELVRYLNTNPVGGLLEYARSHGFAAEFKLVDQSGPPHEPKFVYQAKVGGRWFPAVCAHSKKQGKQEAADAALRVLIGENEKAERMGFTEVTPVTGASLRRTMLLLSRSPEAQPKTLPLTGSTFHDQIAMLSHRCFNTLTNSFQPSLLGRKILAAIVMKKDSEDMGVVVSLGTGNRCVKGDSLSLKGETVNDCHAEIISRRGFIRFLYSELMKYNPQTAKDSIFEPAKGGEKLQIKKTVSFHLYISTAPCGDGALFDKSCSDRAMESTDSRHYPVFENPKQGKLRTKVENGEGTIPVESSDIVPTWDGIRLGERLRTMSCSDKILRWNVLGLQGALLTHFLQPIYLKSVTLGYLFSQGHLTRAICCRVTRDGSAFEDGLRHPFIVNHPKVGRVSVYDSKRQSGKTKETSVNWCLADGYDLEILDGTRGTVDGPRNELSRVSKKNIFLLFKKLCSFRYRRDLLRLSYGEAKKAARDYETAKNYFKKSLKDMGYGNWISKPQEEKNFYLCPV from the exons ATGGCTGAGATCAAGGAGAAAATCTGCGACTATCTCTTCAATGTGTCTGACTCCTCTGCCCTGAATTTGGCTAAAAATATTGGCCTCACCAAGGCCCGAGATATAAATGCCGTGCTAATTGACATGGAAAGGCAGGGGGATGTCTATAGACAAGGGACAACCCCTCCCATATGGCATTTGACAGACAAGAAGCGAGAGAGGATGCAAATCAAGAGAAATACGAACAGTGTTCCTGAAACCGCTCCAGCTGCAATCCCTGAGACCAAAAGAAACACAGAGTTCCTCACCTGTAATATACCCACATCAAATGCCTCAAATAACATAGTAACCACCGAAAAAGTGGAGAATGGGCAGGAACCTGTCATAAAGTTAGAAAACAGTCAGGAGGCAAGACCAGAACCAGTAAGACTGAAACCACCTGTTCATAACAATGGCCCCTCAAAAGCAGGGTATGTTGACTTTGAAAATGGCCAGTGGGCCACAGATGACATCCCAGATGACTTGAATAGTATCCGCGCAGCACCAGGTGAGTTTCGAGCCATCATGGAGATGCCCTCCTTCTACAGTCATGGCTTGCCACGGTGTTCACCCTACAAGAAACTGACAGAGTGCCAGCTGAAGAACCCCATCAGCGGGCTGTTAGAATATGCCCAGTTCGCTAGTCAAACCTGTGAGTTCAACATGATAGAGCAGAGTGGACCACCCCATGAACCTCG ATTTAAATTCCAGGTTGTCATCAATGGCCGAGAGTTTCCCCCAGCTGAAGCTGGAAGCAAGAAAGTGGCCAAGCAGGATGCAGCTATGAAAGCCATGACAATTCTGCTAGAGGAAGCCAAAGCCAAGGACAGTGGAAAATCAGAAGAATCATCCCACtattccacagaaaaagaatCAGAGAAG ACCACAGAGTCCCAGACCCCCACCCCTTCAGCTACATCCTTCTTTTCTGGGAAGAGCCCCGTCACCACACTGCTCGAGTGTATGCACAAATTGGGGAACTCCTGCGAATTCCGTCTCCTGTCCAAAGAAGGCCCTGCCCATGAGCCCAA GTTCCAGTACTGTGTTGCAGTGGGAGCCCAAACTTTCCCCAGTGTGAGTGCCCCCAGCAAGAAAGTGGCAAAGCAGATGGCCGCAGAAGAAGCCATGAAGGCCCTGCATGGGGAGGCAACCAACTCCATGACTTCTGATGACCAG CCCGAAGGTATGATCTCAGAGTCACTTGATAACTTGGAATCCGTGATGCCCAACAAGGTCAGGAAGATTGGCGAGCTCGTGAGATACTTGAACACCAATCCTGTGGGTGGCCTTTTGGAGTACGCCCGCTCCCATGGCTTTGCTGCTGAATTCAAGTTGGTCGACCAGTCTGGACCTCCTCACGAGCCCAA GTTCGTTTACCAAGCAAAAGTTGGGGGTCGCTGGTTCCCAGCCGTCTGCGCACACAGCAAGAAGCAAGGCAAGCAGGAAGCAGCAGATGCGGCTCTCCGTGTCTTGATTGGGGAGAACGAGAAGGCAGAACGCATGGGTTTCACAGAGGTAACCCCAGTGACAGGGGCCAGTCTCAGAAGAACTATGCTCCTCCTCTCAAGGTCCCCAGAAGCACAGCCAAAGACA CTCCCTCTCACTGGCAGCACCTTCCATGACCAGATAGCCATGCTGAGCCACCGGTGCTTCAACACTCTGACTAACAGCTTCCAGCCTTCCTTGCTCGGCCGCAAGATTCTGGCCGCCATCGTTATGAAAAAAGACTCTGAGGACATGGGTGTCGTCGTCAGCTTGGGAACAG GGAATCGCTGTGTGAAAGGAGATTCTCTCAGCCTGAAGGGAGAAACTGTCAATGACTGCCATGCAGAAATCATCTCCCGGAGAGGCTTCATCAG GTTTCTCTACAGTGAGTTAATGAAATACAACCCCCAGACTGCGAAGGATAGTATATTTGAACCTGCTAAGGGAGGAGAAAAGCTCCAAATAAAAAAGACTGTGTCATTCCATCTCTATATCAG CACCGCTCCATGTGGAGATGGTGCCCTCTTTGACAAGTCCTGCAGCGACCGTGCTATGGAAAGCACAGACTCCCGCCACTACCCTGTCTTTGAGAATCCCAAACAAGGCAAGCTCCGCACCAAGGTGGAAAACG GAGAAGGCACAATCCCTGTGGAATCCAGTGACATTGTACCTACGTGGGATGGCATTCGGCTCGGGGAGAGACTCCGTACCATGTCCTGTAGTGACAAAATCCTACGCTGGAATGTGCTGGGCCTGCAAGGGGCACTGTTGACCCACTTCCTGCAGCCCATTTATCTCAAATCTGTTACATTGG GTTACCTTTTCAGCCAAGGGCATCTGACCCGGGCTATTTGCTGTCGTGTGACAAGAGATGGGAGTGCATTTGAGGATGGACTACGACATCCCTTTATTGTCAACCACCCCAAG GTTGGCAGAGTCAGCGTATATGATTCCAAAAGGCAATCTGGGAAGACTAAGGAGACAAGCGTCAACTGGTGTCTGGCTGATGGCTATGACCTGGAGATCCTGGATGGTACCAGAGGCACCGTGGATGG GCCACGGAATGAATTGTCCCGGGTCTccaaaaagaacatttttcttctatttaagaAGCTCTGCTCCTTCCGTTACCGCAGGGATCTACTGAGACTCTCCTATGGTGAGGCCAAGAAAGCTGCCCGTGACTACGAGACGGCCAAGAACTACTTCAAAAAAAGCTTGAAGGATATGGGCTATGGGAACTGGATTAGCAAACCCCAGGAGGAAAAGAACTTTTATCTCTGCCCAGTATAG
- the ADAR gene encoding double-stranded RNA-specific adenosine deaminase isoform X9, translating to MAEIKEKICDYLFNVSDSSALNLAKNIGLTKARDINAVLIDMERQGDVYRQGTTPPIWHLTDKKRERMQIKRNTNSVPETAPAAIPETKRNTEFLTCNIPTSNASNNIVTTEKVENGQEPVIKLENSQEARPEPVRLKPPVHNNGPSKAGYVDFENGQWATDDIPDDLNSIRAAPGEFRAIMEMPSFYSHGLPRCSPYKKLTECQLKNPISGLLEYAQFASQTCEFNMIEQSGPPHEPRFKFQVVINGREFPPAEAGSKKVAKQDAAMKAMTILLEEAKAKDSGKSEESSHYSTEKESEKTTESQTPTPSATSFFSGKSPVTTLLECMHKLGNSCEFRLLSKEGPAHEPKFQYCVAVGAQTFPSVSAPSKKVAKQMAAEEAMKALHGEATNSMTSDDQPEGMISESLDNLESVMPNKVRKIGELVRYLNTNPVGGLLEYARSHGFAAEFKLVDQSGPPHEPKFVYQAKVGGRWFPAVCAHSKKQGKQEAADAALRVLIGENEKAERMGFTELPLTGSTFHDQIAMLSHRCFNTLTNSFQPSLLGRKILAAIVMKKDSEDMGVVVSLGTGNRCVKGDSLSLKGETVNDCHAEIISRRGFIRFLYSELMKYNPQTAKDSIFEPAKGGEKLQIKKTVSFHLYISTAPCGDGALFDKSCSDRAMESTDSRHYPVFENPKQGKLRTKVENGEGTIPVESSDIVPTWDGIRLGERLRTMSCSDKILRWNVLGLQGALLTHFLQPIYLKSVTLGYLFSQGHLTRAICCRVTRDGSAFEDGLRHPFIVNHPKVGRVSVYDSKRQSGKTKETSVNWCLADGYDLEILDGTRGTVDGPRNELSRVSKKNIFLLFKKLCSFRYRRDLLRLSYGEAKKAARDYETAKNYFKKSLKDMGYGNWISKPQEEKNFYLCPV from the exons ATGGCTGAGATCAAGGAGAAAATCTGCGACTATCTCTTCAATGTGTCTGACTCCTCTGCCCTGAATTTGGCTAAAAATATTGGCCTCACCAAGGCCCGAGATATAAATGCCGTGCTAATTGACATGGAAAGGCAGGGGGATGTCTATAGACAAGGGACAACCCCTCCCATATGGCATTTGACAGACAAGAAGCGAGAGAGGATGCAAATCAAGAGAAATACGAACAGTGTTCCTGAAACCGCTCCAGCTGCAATCCCTGAGACCAAAAGAAACACAGAGTTCCTCACCTGTAATATACCCACATCAAATGCCTCAAATAACATAGTAACCACCGAAAAAGTGGAGAATGGGCAGGAACCTGTCATAAAGTTAGAAAACAGTCAGGAGGCAAGACCAGAACCAGTAAGACTGAAACCACCTGTTCATAACAATGGCCCCTCAAAAGCAGGGTATGTTGACTTTGAAAATGGCCAGTGGGCCACAGATGACATCCCAGATGACTTGAATAGTATCCGCGCAGCACCAGGTGAGTTTCGAGCCATCATGGAGATGCCCTCCTTCTACAGTCATGGCTTGCCACGGTGTTCACCCTACAAGAAACTGACAGAGTGCCAGCTGAAGAACCCCATCAGCGGGCTGTTAGAATATGCCCAGTTCGCTAGTCAAACCTGTGAGTTCAACATGATAGAGCAGAGTGGACCACCCCATGAACCTCG ATTTAAATTCCAGGTTGTCATCAATGGCCGAGAGTTTCCCCCAGCTGAAGCTGGAAGCAAGAAAGTGGCCAAGCAGGATGCAGCTATGAAAGCCATGACAATTCTGCTAGAGGAAGCCAAAGCCAAGGACAGTGGAAAATCAGAAGAATCATCCCACtattccacagaaaaagaatCAGAGAAG ACCACAGAGTCCCAGACCCCCACCCCTTCAGCTACATCCTTCTTTTCTGGGAAGAGCCCCGTCACCACACTGCTCGAGTGTATGCACAAATTGGGGAACTCCTGCGAATTCCGTCTCCTGTCCAAAGAAGGCCCTGCCCATGAGCCCAA GTTCCAGTACTGTGTTGCAGTGGGAGCCCAAACTTTCCCCAGTGTGAGTGCCCCCAGCAAGAAAGTGGCAAAGCAGATGGCCGCAGAAGAAGCCATGAAGGCCCTGCATGGGGAGGCAACCAACTCCATGACTTCTGATGACCAG CCCGAAGGTATGATCTCAGAGTCACTTGATAACTTGGAATCCGTGATGCCCAACAAGGTCAGGAAGATTGGCGAGCTCGTGAGATACTTGAACACCAATCCTGTGGGTGGCCTTTTGGAGTACGCCCGCTCCCATGGCTTTGCTGCTGAATTCAAGTTGGTCGACCAGTCTGGACCTCCTCACGAGCCCAA GTTCGTTTACCAAGCAAAAGTTGGGGGTCGCTGGTTCCCAGCCGTCTGCGCACACAGCAAGAAGCAAGGCAAGCAGGAAGCAGCAGATGCGGCTCTCCGTGTCTTGATTGGGGAGAACGAGAAGGCAGAACGCATGGGTTTCACAGAG CTCCCTCTCACTGGCAGCACCTTCCATGACCAGATAGCCATGCTGAGCCACCGGTGCTTCAACACTCTGACTAACAGCTTCCAGCCTTCCTTGCTCGGCCGCAAGATTCTGGCCGCCATCGTTATGAAAAAAGACTCTGAGGACATGGGTGTCGTCGTCAGCTTGGGAACAG GGAATCGCTGTGTGAAAGGAGATTCTCTCAGCCTGAAGGGAGAAACTGTCAATGACTGCCATGCAGAAATCATCTCCCGGAGAGGCTTCATCAG GTTTCTCTACAGTGAGTTAATGAAATACAACCCCCAGACTGCGAAGGATAGTATATTTGAACCTGCTAAGGGAGGAGAAAAGCTCCAAATAAAAAAGACTGTGTCATTCCATCTCTATATCAG CACCGCTCCATGTGGAGATGGTGCCCTCTTTGACAAGTCCTGCAGCGACCGTGCTATGGAAAGCACAGACTCCCGCCACTACCCTGTCTTTGAGAATCCCAAACAAGGCAAGCTCCGCACCAAGGTGGAAAACG GAGAAGGCACAATCCCTGTGGAATCCAGTGACATTGTACCTACGTGGGATGGCATTCGGCTCGGGGAGAGACTCCGTACCATGTCCTGTAGTGACAAAATCCTACGCTGGAATGTGCTGGGCCTGCAAGGGGCACTGTTGACCCACTTCCTGCAGCCCATTTATCTCAAATCTGTTACATTGG GTTACCTTTTCAGCCAAGGGCATCTGACCCGGGCTATTTGCTGTCGTGTGACAAGAGATGGGAGTGCATTTGAGGATGGACTACGACATCCCTTTATTGTCAACCACCCCAAG GTTGGCAGAGTCAGCGTATATGATTCCAAAAGGCAATCTGGGAAGACTAAGGAGACAAGCGTCAACTGGTGTCTGGCTGATGGCTATGACCTGGAGATCCTGGATGGTACCAGAGGCACCGTGGATGG GCCACGGAATGAATTGTCCCGGGTCTccaaaaagaacatttttcttctatttaagaAGCTCTGCTCCTTCCGTTACCGCAGGGATCTACTGAGACTCTCCTATGGTGAGGCCAAGAAAGCTGCCCGTGACTACGAGACGGCCAAGAACTACTTCAAAAAAAGCTTGAAGGATATGGGCTATGGGAACTGGATTAGCAAACCCCAGGAGGAAAAGAACTTTTATCTCTGCCCAGTATAG